The genomic interval CGGGGTTGTGGCCGGGCGTGTGGTAGACGGTGAACCCCCCGACCGTCTGCCCGTCGTCCACTCCCTCGATGTCGAGATCAGGGAGCGAGAACAGGCGCCGGCTCGCCCGATGGAACAGCCCTTTGTGGTGGAACAGCTCGGGGTCCGTCCGCCCGGCCAGCAGCGCGAGGTCGTCGCTCCCGACCCCGACCGGGCCGTCGAACTCCGGGACCAGGCGGTTCAACCCGCCCACGTGGTCGAGGTCGTAGTGGGTCAGCAACACACGGTCGAGGTCGGCCGGTCCGACGCCGAGGCCGCCGAGTTCGTCCACGATGGTGGGCTCGTTCCACCACAGTCCCGTATCGACGAGCGTGAGGGCGTCGCCCGGGCCGTCGAGCCGTCGCTCGTCGACGAGATACGCGTTCGACGCGAGCGGGGGGACGAGCCCCAGTTCCAGCAGCCACACCCCGTCACGGAGTCGACGGACCATATACTGTCCTAGCGATGGAAACAGAAAACGCTGCGGATCACCTGAACCCGAGAATGGTTAGATATCCAATACGATTATGTCCGTGCCACACCAACGGTGACACGCTGATGG from Haloarcula pelagica carries:
- a CDS encoding MBL fold metallo-hydrolase, translated to MVRRLRDGVWLLELGLVPPLASNAYLVDERRLDGPGDALTLVDTGLWWNEPTIVDELGGLGVGPADLDRVLLTHYDLDHVGGLNRLVPEFDGPVGVGSDDLALLAGRTDPELFHHKGLFHRASRRLFSLPDLDIEGVDDGQTVGGFTVYHTPGHNPGHVVYHHDATSTMFLGDLVWGEDGGLTTPFWGDSYDMAQLRESVGDLARTVPEFDVAAMGHGTPVTTDGGGALRRLAASV